In a single window of the Arachis hypogaea cultivar Tifrunner chromosome 6, arahy.Tifrunner.gnm2.J5K5, whole genome shotgun sequence genome:
- the LOC112756092 gene encoding cyclin-D3-1-like produces the protein MAHHHHHQHHTDSLYCSEQHYFDDEEHDHVFLEQDMFCDDSELKTLVSKEQEQEKKLSIILCIDEWERREAVEWILRVNAYFSFSALTASLAVNYLHRFLFTFTMKKQQPWLTHLAAVACISLAAKMEETQVPLPLDLQVEDSKYVFEAKTIKKMEILVLSTLEWKMNPPTPLSFIDYITRRLKCFHFLNTCQSLLLSLLPDSRLIGYLPSVLATATMMHVVNNNVEPYLASEYQNQFLGILEINKEKLEECYNLILEVVSESGFNYKESKKRNFGSIIIPSSPSGVIDVSFSFDHHDSSNDSWEVVSANDSVSSTPNSINKKRPRTQEHTASFEQFKQ, from the exons ATggcacatcatcatcatcatcaacaccacACAGATTCTTTGTACTGCTCAGAACAACATTATTTTGATGATGAGGAACATGATCATGTGTTTCTAGAACAAGACATGTTTTGTGATGATTCAGAGTTGAAAACTCTtgtttcaaaagaacaagaacaagagaagAAACTCAGCATCATTCTTTGCATTGATGAGTGGGAAAGAAGAGAAGCAGTTGAATGGATTCTTAGAGTGAATGCATATTTCTCATTCTCTGCTCTCACAGCTTCTCTTGCTGTTAACTACCTTCACAGATTCCTCTTCACCTTCACCATGAAGAAGCAGCAGCCATGGTTGACTCATCTTGCTGCAGTTGCTTGCATCTCTCTTGCTGCTAAAATGGAAGAGACCCAAGTTCCTCTTCCTCTTGATTTACAA GTGGAGGACAGCAAATATGTGTTTGAGgcaaaaacaataaagaaaatggAGATTTTGGTACTTTCAACTCTTGAGTGGAAGATGAATCCACCAACACCTCTCTCTTTCATTGATTACATCACAAGAAGACTTAAATGTTTTCACTTCCTCAACACATGTcagtctcttcttctttctctcttaccag aTTCCAGGCTTATTGGCTATCTTCCTTCTGTGTTGGCAACTGCTACAATGATGCATGTAGTTAACAACAATGTGGAGCCTTATCTTGCATCTGAATACCAAAATCAGTTCTTGGGTATTCTTGAAATCAACAAG GAGAAGTTAGAAGAATGCTACAATCTCATATTGGAGGTTGTATCAGAGTCAGGATTCAACTACAAAGAATCCAAAAAACGCAATTTTGGATCAATTATTATTCCTAGTAGCCCAAGTGGTGTAATTGATGTGTCATTTAGCTTTGATCATCATGATAGCTCTAATGATTCATGGGAAGTAGTATCTGCTAATGATTCTGTTTCATCAACACCAAACAGCATCAACAAGAAGAGGCCTAGGACTCAAGAACACACTGCTTCCTTTGAACAATTCAAGCAATGA